A stretch of Corynebacterium timonense DNA encodes these proteins:
- a CDS encoding DUF4259 domain-containing protein, which yields MGTWNYGPFDNDSARDAVRHLADGSFDMAQFRFDCGDAPLDSDRAETVVALVAVMNGHLPRGGDRRALRYTFTFRDRHWLRSKVREAMDPRTSELYALWDETGELAEWLKETRKVIY from the coding sequence ATGGGTACGTGGAACTATGGGCCCTTTGACAACGACAGCGCCCGGGACGCCGTCCGCCACTTGGCGGACGGTTCTTTTGACATGGCCCAGTTCCGCTTCGATTGCGGTGATGCCCCGCTGGACTCCGACCGCGCCGAGACCGTCGTCGCGCTCGTTGCGGTGATGAACGGGCACCTTCCGCGCGGCGGCGACCGCCGCGCGCTGCGGTACACCTTCACCTTCCGCGACCGCCACTGGCTGCGTTCGAAGGTGCGCGAGGCGATGGACCCGCGGACGTCCGAGCTCTACGCCCTCTGGGACGAGACGGGGGAGCTGGCCGAGTGGCTCAAGGAGACGAGGAAGGTCATTTACTAG
- a CDS encoding universal stress protein: MANSYEKIVVGSDGSKSSLLAVERAAKIAAAFDSTLIIGTAYYESEDEASKTLRQDSVTILGDEQARSNLETAAEHARKAGAEKVETATRPGTPVEALMAIVNDNRADLLVVGNRGINSLTGRLLGSVPADVARQSDCDVMIVHTVN; encoded by the coding sequence ATGGCCAACAGTTACGAAAAAATCGTTGTCGGCAGCGACGGCTCGAAGTCCTCGCTCCTCGCAGTTGAGCGCGCGGCGAAGATCGCCGCGGCCTTTGATTCCACCCTTATCATCGGCACCGCCTACTACGAGTCGGAGGATGAGGCCTCGAAGACGCTGCGGCAGGACTCTGTGACCATCCTCGGCGACGAGCAGGCCCGCTCCAACCTCGAGACGGCCGCCGAGCACGCCCGAAAGGCCGGCGCCGAGAAGGTGGAGACGGCCACCCGCCCGGGCACCCCGGTCGAGGCGCTCATGGCCATTGTGAACGACAATAGGGCCGACCTGCTCGTCGTGGGCAACCGCGGGATCAACTCCCTGACTGGTCGCCTGTTGGGCTCCGTGCCGGCCGACGTCGCCCGCCAGTCCGACTGCGACGTCATGATCGTCCACACCGTCAACTAG
- the uvrB gene encoding excinuclease ABC subunit UvrB, giving the protein MAFAAEHPVLPQSEFRPVGEIERREKPFEVVSEYQPSGDQPTAIHELHERLQRGERDVVLMGATGTGKSATAAWLIEQQQRPTLVMAPNKTLAAQLANELRQLLPNNAVEYFVSYYDYYQPEAYIAQTDTYIEKDSSINDDVERLRHSATSALLSRRDVVVVASVSCIYGLGTPQSYLDRSIVLRVGEEVERDRFLRLLVDVQYERNDVDFKRGTFRVKGDTVDIIPAYEEVAVRIEFFGDEVDELYYIHPLTGEVLSKEDEVRIFPATHYVATDERMEKAIEAIKEELADRLEDLENRGKLLEAQRLRMRTEYDLEMIQQVGFCSGIENYSRHMDGRPPGSAPATLIDYFPEDFLTIIDESHVTVPQIGGMYEGDMSRKRNLVEFGFRLPSAVDNRPLTFDEFEARVGQTVYMSATPGGYELEASGGEFVEQVIRPTGLVDPKVTVKPTKGQIDDLIDEVRQRVDKNERVLVTTLTKRMAEDLTDYLVDNGIKVRYLHSDIDTLQRVELLRQLRLGEFDVLVGINLLREGLDLPEVSLVAILDADKEGFLRSTTSLIQTIGRAARNVSGEVIMYADSVTESMQAAIDETERRREKQIAYNNEHGIDPQPLRKKIADILDQVYENTDEEGAAGSSGEAAVVDAPDVSTMASDEVQKLIDDLTSQMGAAARELKFELAGRLRDEIADLRRELRGMKETGN; this is encoded by the coding sequence ATGGCTTTCGCTGCTGAACATCCCGTCCTCCCCCAGTCCGAGTTTCGCCCCGTCGGCGAGATCGAGCGCCGTGAGAAGCCCTTCGAGGTCGTCTCCGAGTACCAGCCCTCGGGCGACCAGCCGACGGCTATTCACGAGCTCCACGAGCGGCTGCAGCGCGGCGAGCGCGACGTTGTCCTCATGGGTGCCACCGGTACCGGTAAATCCGCGACGGCGGCCTGGCTGATCGAGCAGCAGCAGCGGCCCACGCTGGTCATGGCGCCGAACAAGACGCTCGCTGCGCAGCTGGCCAACGAGCTGCGCCAGCTGCTGCCCAACAACGCGGTCGAGTACTTCGTGTCGTACTACGACTACTACCAGCCGGAGGCCTACATCGCGCAGACCGATACCTACATCGAGAAGGACTCTTCGATCAACGACGACGTCGAGCGCCTGCGCCACTCGGCCACGTCGGCGCTGCTCAGCCGCCGCGACGTTGTGGTGGTGGCCTCAGTTTCGTGTATCTACGGCCTGGGCACCCCGCAGTCGTATCTGGACCGCTCCATTGTGCTGCGGGTGGGGGAGGAGGTCGAGCGCGATCGCTTCCTTCGCTTGCTCGTCGACGTCCAGTACGAGCGCAACGACGTCGACTTCAAGCGCGGTACCTTCCGCGTCAAGGGCGATACCGTGGACATCATCCCCGCGTACGAGGAGGTTGCGGTGCGCATCGAGTTCTTCGGCGACGAGGTCGACGAGCTCTACTACATCCACCCGCTGACGGGCGAGGTCCTGAGCAAAGAAGACGAGGTCCGTATCTTCCCTGCGACCCACTACGTGGCCACCGACGAACGGATGGAGAAGGCCATCGAGGCGATCAAGGAGGAGCTCGCGGACCGGCTCGAGGACCTGGAAAACCGCGGCAAGCTGCTCGAGGCGCAGCGGCTGCGGATGCGCACGGAGTATGACCTGGAGATGATCCAGCAGGTCGGCTTCTGCTCCGGCATCGAAAACTACTCCCGGCACATGGACGGGCGCCCGCCGGGCTCGGCGCCGGCGACGCTCATCGACTACTTCCCCGAGGACTTCCTCACCATCATCGACGAGTCCCACGTCACCGTGCCCCAGATCGGTGGCATGTACGAGGGCGACATGTCGCGCAAGCGCAACCTGGTCGAGTTCGGGTTCCGCCTCCCCAGCGCCGTGGATAACCGGCCGCTGACCTTCGATGAGTTCGAGGCGCGTGTCGGCCAAACCGTCTACATGTCGGCGACGCCCGGCGGCTACGAGTTGGAGGCCTCGGGCGGTGAGTTTGTCGAGCAGGTGATCCGTCCCACGGGGCTCGTCGACCCGAAGGTGACCGTCAAACCGACGAAGGGGCAGATTGACGACCTCATCGACGAGGTCCGCCAGCGCGTGGACAAAAACGAGCGCGTCCTGGTCACCACCCTGACCAAGCGCATGGCCGAGGACCTCACCGACTACCTCGTGGACAACGGCATCAAGGTGCGCTACCTGCACTCCGACATTGACACTCTCCAGCGCGTGGAGCTCCTGCGCCAGCTGCGTCTCGGCGAGTTCGACGTGCTCGTCGGCATCAACCTCCTCCGCGAGGGCCTCGATTTGCCGGAGGTGTCGCTCGTGGCGATCCTCGACGCAGACAAGGAAGGATTCCTGCGCTCGACCACCTCGCTCATCCAGACCATTGGCCGCGCCGCCCGCAACGTCTCCGGCGAGGTGATCATGTACGCCGATTCCGTGACGGAGTCGATGCAGGCGGCGATCGACGAGACCGAACGCCGCCGAGAGAAGCAGATCGCGTACAACAACGAGCACGGTATCGACCCGCAGCCGCTGCGGAAAAAGATCGCGGACATCCTCGACCAGGTCTACGAGAACACCGACGAGGAGGGCGCTGCTGGCTCGTCGGGGGAGGCCGCCGTCGTCGACGCCCCCGACGTGTCCACCATGGCCTCCGACGAGGTGCAGAAGCTTATCGACGACCTCACGTCCCAGATGGGAGCCGCCGCGCGCGAGCTCAAGTTCGAGCTGGCCGGCCGGCTGCGCGACGAGATCGCGGATCTGCGCCGCGAGCTGCGTGGTATGAAAGAAACAGGAAACTAG
- the coaE gene encoding dephospho-CoA kinase (Dephospho-CoA kinase (CoaE) performs the final step in coenzyme A biosynthesis.), translating into MLRIGLTGGIGSGKSTAARLLGEAGFPVVDADQVARDIMDPGSPVLEKVAEAFGADLIDETGRLNRGDLARRAFATEAETEKLNAITHPAIRTEAERRLTELAEAGTRAAVYDMPLLFELGIDATMDLTVAVVADVDVRVRRLVEQRGLDEEDVRNRIARQVSDEVRRAKADVLLDNNGTLEDLRRQVNTVCEQINALS; encoded by the coding sequence ATGCTCAGGATTGGATTGACCGGCGGGATCGGCAGCGGCAAGTCGACGGCCGCGCGGCTTCTCGGGGAGGCTGGTTTCCCCGTCGTCGACGCGGATCAGGTTGCGCGCGACATCATGGACCCCGGCTCTCCGGTACTAGAGAAGGTGGCGGAAGCGTTTGGCGCCGACCTCATCGACGAGACCGGCCGACTCAACCGCGGTGATCTGGCGCGCCGCGCCTTTGCCACGGAGGCGGAGACCGAGAAGCTCAACGCGATTACCCACCCGGCCATTCGCACGGAGGCGGAGCGCCGCCTGACCGAGCTGGCGGAGGCGGGCACCCGCGCAGCCGTCTACGATATGCCTCTGCTGTTTGAGCTCGGGATTGACGCCACGATGGACCTCACCGTCGCCGTGGTTGCCGACGTGGACGTGCGCGTGCGCCGACTCGTGGAGCAGCGCGGCCTCGACGAGGAAGACGTGCGCAACCGTATCGCCCGCCAGGTGAGCGACGAGGTGCGCCGAGCAAAGGCCGACGTGCTGCTGGACAATAACGGCACTTTGGAGGACTTGCGCCGGCAGGTGAACACTGTGTGCGAGCAGATCAACGCACTGTCTTAA
- a CDS encoding universal stress protein, translating into MHSYTSIAVGTDGSATSLMAVRVAASLARVYGATLTVICAHYSASGSMLNATNAELSKIDIVSDSEARDILDSARKIAEEEEAPEVRLTTREGQPAQVLLEAAQEFGVDLLVVGNKGMRSLAGRFFGNIPGNVAKKAPVDVMLVDTRSQGHA; encoded by the coding sequence ATGCACTCTTACACTTCAATCGCGGTGGGCACGGACGGGTCTGCGACCTCCCTCATGGCGGTGCGGGTCGCCGCGAGCCTGGCCCGAGTCTACGGGGCCACCTTGACGGTGATCTGCGCGCACTATTCAGCGAGCGGCTCCATGCTCAACGCCACCAACGCGGAGCTGTCCAAGATCGACATTGTCAGCGACAGTGAGGCGAGGGACATCCTCGACTCCGCCCGCAAGATTGCCGAGGAGGAAGAGGCCCCGGAGGTCCGGCTGACGACCCGTGAGGGCCAGCCCGCCCAGGTGCTGTTGGAGGCCGCGCAGGAGTTTGGGGTGGACCTGCTGGTGGTGGGCAACAAGGGAATGCGCTCGTTGGCGGGCCGCTTTTTCGGTAACATCCCTGGTAACGTGGCTAAGAAAGCACCAGTCGACGTGATGCTCGTGGACACTCGTTCGCAGGGTCACGCCTAG
- a CDS encoding HelD family protein produces the protein MNPTDPNARKHEQAYADRLFEHLDAEVAEARAKLEAVQADVDPDNPDADALVRRETEYHGLNAKLDDLAVAEIGLVFGRMDVADDDAENPVPGEPRLDRRYIGRMWIDDRRDHYRTLLLDWRAPMARPYYLATTAHPEGVTTRRNIRMRGRTVTAVDDETLSGDAPAGPGAHVGNEAALREAMNKARTGHMQSIVETIQREQDEIIRDDTRGVLVVQGGPGTGKTAVALHRAAYLLYTWRKQLSRTGVLIIGPNATFLDYISRVLPELGETGVVLTTAAELVPGFRPTRTEEPLAAREVKGSEEMATILKRAVQRYQSVPDAPVEVTVGSVVIAATPAMVKAARTRARRSRRPHNAAREVFAETLTQSLAEALAQRIGEDPLGGANLLSTADVDQLHDDLADEPQVAQLIDAFFPALDPTDVLEGLLSSRAVIDDVASDYDDYTRDALFRPAGSGFAPSDTALIDELTELIGRPDAEEERERERQEWRQRVAEAEDALDVLASSEATDNDDDQFEAEILSARDVIDAEALAQRQRETDVRSTAQRARADASWAYGHVIVDEAQELSPMEWRMVFHRSPSRWMTLVGDTAQTSAPAGTDDWAAALDPYVGGRFRTHTLTVNYRTPVEIMEVANAVLAAIDPAARPATAIRSTAQPVVFLPAGTDPANVVPEGPGTTAVITAHNVTQHKGLEYDHVVVVEPEAIVEASPQGWQDLYVAVTRATQTLTVIGELPM, from the coding sequence GTGAACCCGACCGACCCCAACGCGCGAAAGCACGAGCAGGCTTACGCGGACAGGCTCTTTGAACACCTGGACGCGGAGGTCGCCGAGGCGCGGGCGAAGCTCGAGGCCGTGCAGGCCGACGTCGACCCCGACAACCCCGACGCGGACGCGCTTGTGCGCCGTGAGACCGAATATCACGGCCTCAACGCCAAGCTCGACGATCTCGCGGTCGCCGAGATCGGGCTCGTCTTCGGGCGCATGGATGTGGCGGACGACGACGCCGAGAACCCCGTCCCGGGCGAGCCGCGGCTGGACCGGCGCTACATCGGGCGCATGTGGATCGACGACCGCCGCGACCACTATCGCACCCTCCTGCTGGACTGGCGCGCCCCCATGGCGCGGCCCTACTACCTCGCGACAACCGCCCACCCGGAAGGCGTGACCACGCGGCGCAACATCAGGATGCGGGGGCGCACGGTAACGGCGGTGGACGACGAAACTCTCTCCGGCGACGCCCCCGCCGGGCCCGGAGCCCACGTGGGCAACGAGGCCGCGTTGCGCGAGGCGATGAACAAGGCGCGCACCGGGCACATGCAGTCCATTGTGGAGACCATCCAGCGCGAGCAGGACGAGATCATTCGCGACGACACCCGCGGCGTGCTCGTGGTGCAGGGCGGACCGGGCACAGGTAAGACCGCAGTGGCCCTGCACCGCGCGGCGTACCTCCTGTACACGTGGCGGAAGCAGCTCTCGCGCACCGGCGTCCTCATCATCGGCCCGAACGCGACGTTTTTGGACTACATCTCTCGGGTCCTGCCGGAGCTCGGTGAGACCGGCGTGGTGCTCACCACGGCCGCCGAGCTTGTCCCGGGGTTCCGTCCGACCCGCACCGAGGAGCCGCTCGCAGCGCGCGAGGTGAAAGGCTCCGAGGAGATGGCCACCATTCTCAAACGCGCCGTGCAGCGCTACCAGTCCGTGCCAGACGCCCCAGTCGAGGTCACTGTCGGCTCGGTTGTCATCGCCGCCACGCCCGCGATGGTCAAGGCGGCGCGCACCCGGGCGCGCCGATCGCGCAGGCCGCACAACGCGGCCCGGGAGGTCTTCGCCGAGACCCTCACCCAGTCCCTAGCCGAGGCGTTGGCACAGCGCATCGGCGAAGACCCGCTCGGCGGCGCCAATTTGCTGTCCACGGCGGACGTTGACCAGCTTCACGACGACCTCGCGGACGAGCCCCAGGTCGCCCAGCTTATCGACGCCTTCTTTCCCGCCCTGGACCCCACGGACGTCCTGGAGGGGCTTTTGAGCTCGCGCGCGGTCATCGACGACGTCGCGAGCGACTACGACGACTACACCCGCGACGCTCTCTTCCGGCCGGCCGGCTCAGGCTTCGCGCCCTCGGACACGGCGCTCATCGACGAGCTCACCGAGCTCATCGGCCGCCCCGACGCGGAGGAGGAACGCGAGAGGGAACGCCAGGAGTGGCGCCAACGCGTGGCCGAGGCCGAAGACGCGCTGGACGTCCTCGCCTCCTCGGAGGCGACCGACAATGACGACGACCAGTTCGAGGCCGAGATCCTTTCTGCCCGCGACGTCATCGACGCGGAGGCGTTGGCGCAGCGCCAACGCGAAACCGACGTACGCTCGACCGCGCAGCGGGCCCGCGCCGACGCGTCGTGGGCCTACGGCCACGTCATCGTCGACGAAGCGCAAGAGCTGTCCCCGATGGAATGGCGCATGGTGTTTCACCGCAGCCCGTCTCGCTGGATGACGCTTGTCGGCGACACCGCGCAGACATCCGCGCCGGCCGGCACCGACGACTGGGCTGCTGCGTTGGACCCTTATGTCGGCGGGCGCTTCCGCACCCACACGCTGACGGTGAACTACCGCACCCCGGTGGAAATCATGGAGGTCGCCAACGCCGTGCTTGCCGCGATCGACCCGGCCGCGAGGCCGGCGACGGCGATCCGGTCGACCGCGCAGCCGGTCGTTTTTCTGCCCGCGGGCACCGACCCGGCCAACGTGGTGCCGGAGGGCCCCGGCACCACCGCGGTGATCACTGCGCACAACGTCACGCAGCACAAAGGCCTCGAGTACGACCACGTCGTGGTGGTCGAGCCCGAGGCCATCGTGGAGGCCTCGCCGCAGGGCTGGCAGGACCTCTACGTCGCCGTCACCCGCGCCACGCAGACGCTGACGGTGATCGGCGAGCTACCGATGTAG
- the rpsA gene encoding 30S ribosomal protein S1, whose protein sequence is MPTSNAPQVAVNDIGSAEDFLAAVDATIKYFNDGDIVTGTVVKVDHDEVLLDIGYKTEGVIPTRELSIKHDVDPDEVVEVGDEIDALVLTKEDKEGRLILSKKRAQYERAWGTIEELQSNDQPVTGTVIEVVKGGLILDIGLRGFLPASLVEMRRVRDLEPYIGQELEAKIIELDKHRNNVVLSRRAYLEETQSAVRSDFLHQLQKGQVRKGVVSSIVNFGAFVDLGGVDGLVHVSELSWKHIDHPSEVVTVGDEVTVEVLDVDLDRERVSLSLKATQEDPWRVFARTHAVGQIVPGKVTKLVPFGSFVRVEEGIEGLVHISELAQRHVDVPDQVVNVGEEVMVKVIDIDLDRRRISLSLKQADEDYSEEFDPSRYGMADSYDEQGNYIFPEGFDPETNEWMEGYDEARQEWEARYAEAERRFQAHTAQIERHRAAAAEAAEQGTDYSSESAAAAPAADQAEESIGSLASDEQLAALREKLAGN, encoded by the coding sequence GCACCGTCGTCAAGGTCGACCACGACGAGGTTCTCCTCGATATCGGGTACAAGACCGAGGGCGTCATTCCCACCCGCGAGCTGTCCATCAAGCACGACGTCGACCCGGACGAGGTCGTCGAGGTCGGCGATGAGATCGACGCGCTTGTCCTGACCAAGGAGGACAAGGAAGGCCGCCTGATCCTGTCCAAGAAGCGCGCACAGTACGAGCGCGCCTGGGGCACGATCGAGGAGCTGCAGTCCAACGACCAGCCGGTCACCGGCACCGTCATCGAGGTTGTCAAGGGCGGCCTCATCCTCGACATCGGTCTGCGCGGCTTCCTGCCGGCCTCCCTCGTTGAGATGCGCCGCGTGCGCGACCTGGAGCCGTACATCGGCCAGGAGCTCGAGGCGAAGATCATCGAGCTGGACAAGCACCGCAACAACGTCGTGCTGTCTCGCCGCGCCTACCTGGAGGAGACCCAGTCCGCGGTCCGCTCCGACTTCCTGCACCAGCTGCAGAAGGGCCAGGTCCGCAAGGGCGTCGTGTCCTCCATCGTCAACTTCGGCGCGTTCGTCGACCTTGGCGGTGTCGACGGCCTGGTTCACGTCTCCGAGCTGTCCTGGAAGCACATCGACCACCCGTCTGAGGTTGTCACCGTGGGTGACGAGGTCACCGTCGAGGTCCTCGACGTCGATCTCGACCGCGAGCGCGTCTCCCTGTCGCTGAAGGCGACCCAGGAGGATCCGTGGCGCGTCTTCGCCCGCACCCACGCTGTGGGCCAGATCGTCCCGGGTAAGGTCACCAAGCTCGTGCCGTTCGGTTCCTTCGTCCGCGTCGAGGAGGGCATCGAGGGCCTCGTCCACATCTCCGAGCTGGCTCAGCGCCACGTGGATGTGCCGGACCAGGTCGTCAACGTGGGCGAGGAGGTCATGGTCAAGGTCATCGACATCGACCTCGACCGTCGCCGTATCTCCCTGTCTCTCAAGCAGGCTGACGAGGACTACTCCGAAGAGTTCGACCCGTCGCGCTACGGCATGGCCGACTCCTACGACGAGCAAGGCAACTACATCTTCCCCGAGGGCTTCGACCCGGAGACCAACGAGTGGATGGAAGGCTACGACGAGGCCCGCCAGGAGTGGGAGGCCCGCTACGCTGAGGCGGAGCGCCGCTTCCAGGCCCACACCGCTCAGATCGAGCGCCACCGCGCCGCCGCGGCCGAGGCCGCCGAGCAGGGCACCGACTACTCCTCCGAGTCTGCCGCTGCAGCTCCGGCAGCGGACCAGGCTGAGGAGTCCATCGGGTCCCTTGCGTCCGATGAGCAGCTGGCTGCGCTGCGCGAGAAGCTGGCCGGCAACTAA